In Brachypodium distachyon strain Bd21 chromosome 2, Brachypodium_distachyon_v3.0, whole genome shotgun sequence, one genomic interval encodes:
- the LOC100827780 gene encoding zinc finger CCCH domain-containing protein 9 isoform X2 yields the protein MPAPVYPRPSSSSPHLSETLSLHLIERQQKHTVVCGRKSSNQSAMQEALVSPAANADRLRSAFELKAYAFGDQRLSSYLPASGGDDALALYRCTSPFSPSLGFSSPSPLATSVSLSPSSSASLVDDDGDYSAADATGHRLQLARLALQCQEVAGRYELCLSHLAEAVDEAAALRRENAELRAANTDLVHRLALLGGKQTAAIAIADDLRRFRGDHKVAVAERSPETTKLASMLPKSISVRSNGYLKMNQQQPAPAAPAAYNRKPRTSTPTNPSPRAYVGADGGGKKGGEEQKQQLQDKEEQEAAAELDVYNQGMFKTELCNKWEETGACPYGDQCQFAHGVAELRPVIRHPRYKTEVCRMVLNGQVCPYGHRCHFRHSLTPAERLLRRP from the exons ATGCCTGCACCGGTGTACCCACGTCCTTCATCGTCGTCCCCTCATCTATCGGAAACTCTCTCTCTGCACCTAATCGAGCGGCAACAG AAACACACAGTCGTCTGCGGGAGGAAATCATCCAATCAATCAGCCATGCAGGAAGCTCTGGTCTCTCCGGCAGCCAACGCCGACCGCCTCCGGTCGGCGTTCGAGCTGAAGGCGTACGCCTTCGGGGACCAGCGGCTCTCCTCCTACCTCccggccagcggcggcgacgacgcaCTGGCCCTGTACCGCTGCACGTCCCCCTTCAGCCCCAGCCTGGGCTTCTCATCCCCGTCGCCGCTCGCCACCTCCGTCTCGCtctcgccgtcctcctccgcctccctcgtcgacgacgacggcgactactcggccgccgacgccacgGGCCACCGGCTCCAGCTCGCGCGGCTCGCGCTGCAGTGCCAGGAGGTGGCCGGCCGCTACGAGCTCTGCCTCTCCCACCTCGCCGAGGCCGtcgacgaggccgccgcgctccgccgcgAGAACGCCGAGCTCCGCGCCGCCAACACCGACCTCGTGCACCGCCTCGCGCTGCTCGGCGGGAAGCAGACTGCCGCAATCGCCATCGCTGACGATCTCCGCCGGTTCCGCGGCGATCACAAGGTTGCTGTGGCCGAGCGCAGCCCCGAGACCACGAAGCTCGCCAGCATGCTCCCCAAGAGCATCTCCGTCCGTTCCAACGGCTACCTCAAGATGaaccagcagcagcctgcCCCGGCGGCACCAGCCGCCTACAACCGCAAGCCCCGAACGTCGACCCCGACCAACCCGAGCCCG CGCGCGTACGTgggcgcggacggcggcggcaagaaAGGGGGCGaggagcagaagcagcagctgcaggacaaggaggagcaggaggcggcggcggagctggaCGTGTACAACCAGGGCATGTTCAAGACGGAGCTGTGCAACAAGTgggaggagacgggggcgTGCCCCTACGGCGACCAGTGCCAGTTCGCGCACGGCGTCGCCGAGCTCCGCCCCGTCATCCGCCACCCGCGCTACAAGACCGAGGTCTGCCGCATGGTGCTCAACGGCCAGGTCTGCCCCTACGGCCACCGCTGCCACTTCCGCCACTCGCTCACGCCCGCCgagcgcctcctccgccgtccttGA
- the LOC100828392 gene encoding uncharacterized protein LOC100828392 produces MKCLLQVAILNLCTVAYTRDLSSSSPEPVHKRRKGAQAGTRIHQRRKALSLSCLPKPTPTQPTQPEATRRTSTSTMEAEAFPIRFTKGIRSYWHRSKYHRVGGGGAAGRGGTRHNLVRLGDGGSGRPWGVRLGGMLRPVRVKAPAAAVAAAKAPARVLGRIRDAYVDAMLGAAKKQQQSAAGCGGTRALPSGPAPEALWQKRVPVRRSRSQAQVRQRPDELGQRLVLEMYKSVRASRDLADMLQASATVR; encoded by the coding sequence ATGAAATGTTTATTGCAAGTGGCGATCTTAAATTTGTGTACTGTTGCATACACACGTGACCTCAGCAGCAGCTCTCCCGAGCCCGTCCATAAAAGGAGGAAGGGAGCTCAAGCGGGAACCAGGATTCATCAGCGACGAAAAGCTTTATCTCTTTCGTGTTTACCAAAACCCACACCAACCCAGCCAACCCAACCCGAGGCGACCAGGCGTACGAGTACGAGCACGATGGAAGCCGAGGCCTTCCCGATACGGTTCACGAAGGGCATACGGTCCTACTGGCACCGGAGCAAGTACCAccgcgtgggcggcggcggcgcggcgggccgcggcggcacgcGCCACAACCTGGTgcggctcggggacggcggcagcggcaggccGTGGGGCGTGCGGCTCGGCGGCATGCTCCGGCCTGTGCGCGTCAAGGCcccggccgcggccgtggcggcagcGAAGGCCCCGGCGCGCGTGCTCGGGCGGATCCGGGACGCGTACGTGGACGCCATGCTCGGCGCGgcgaagaagcagcagcagtcggCAGCAGGGTGCGGCGGGACGCGCGCGCTGCCGAGCGGGCCGGCGCCCGAGGCGCTGTGGCAGAAGCGGGTGCCCGTGCGCCGGTCGCGCAGCCAGGCGCAGGTGCGGCAGAGGCCAGATGAGCTGGGGCAGAGGCTCGTCCTGGAGATGTACAAGTCCGTGCGCGCGTCCAGGGACCTCGCGGACATGCTCCAGGCGTCCGCAACGGTGCGGTAG
- the LOC100827780 gene encoding zinc finger CCCH domain-containing protein 9 isoform X1 has translation MPAPVYPRPSSSSPHLSETLSLHLIERQQKHTVVCGRKSSNQSAMQEALVSPAANADRLRSAFELKAYAFGDQRLSSYLPASGGDDALALYRCTSPFSPSLGFSSPSPLATSVSLSPSSSASLVDDDGDYSAADATGHRLQLARLALQCQEVAGRYELCLSHLAEAVDEAAALRRENAELRAANTDLVHRLALLGGKQTAAIAIADDLRRFRGDHKVAVAERSPETTKLASMLPKSISVRSNGYLKMNQQQPAPAAPAAYNRKPRTSTPTNPSPQRAYVGADGGGKKGGEEQKQQLQDKEEQEAAAELDVYNQGMFKTELCNKWEETGACPYGDQCQFAHGVAELRPVIRHPRYKTEVCRMVLNGQVCPYGHRCHFRHSLTPAERLLRRP, from the exons ATGCCTGCACCGGTGTACCCACGTCCTTCATCGTCGTCCCCTCATCTATCGGAAACTCTCTCTCTGCACCTAATCGAGCGGCAACAG AAACACACAGTCGTCTGCGGGAGGAAATCATCCAATCAATCAGCCATGCAGGAAGCTCTGGTCTCTCCGGCAGCCAACGCCGACCGCCTCCGGTCGGCGTTCGAGCTGAAGGCGTACGCCTTCGGGGACCAGCGGCTCTCCTCCTACCTCccggccagcggcggcgacgacgcaCTGGCCCTGTACCGCTGCACGTCCCCCTTCAGCCCCAGCCTGGGCTTCTCATCCCCGTCGCCGCTCGCCACCTCCGTCTCGCtctcgccgtcctcctccgcctccctcgtcgacgacgacggcgactactcggccgccgacgccacgGGCCACCGGCTCCAGCTCGCGCGGCTCGCGCTGCAGTGCCAGGAGGTGGCCGGCCGCTACGAGCTCTGCCTCTCCCACCTCGCCGAGGCCGtcgacgaggccgccgcgctccgccgcgAGAACGCCGAGCTCCGCGCCGCCAACACCGACCTCGTGCACCGCCTCGCGCTGCTCGGCGGGAAGCAGACTGCCGCAATCGCCATCGCTGACGATCTCCGCCGGTTCCGCGGCGATCACAAGGTTGCTGTGGCCGAGCGCAGCCCCGAGACCACGAAGCTCGCCAGCATGCTCCCCAAGAGCATCTCCGTCCGTTCCAACGGCTACCTCAAGATGaaccagcagcagcctgcCCCGGCGGCACCAGCCGCCTACAACCGCAAGCCCCGAACGTCGACCCCGACCAACCCGAGCCCG CAGCGCGCGTACGTgggcgcggacggcggcggcaagaaAGGGGGCGaggagcagaagcagcagctgcaggacaaggaggagcaggaggcggcggcggagctggaCGTGTACAACCAGGGCATGTTCAAGACGGAGCTGTGCAACAAGTgggaggagacgggggcgTGCCCCTACGGCGACCAGTGCCAGTTCGCGCACGGCGTCGCCGAGCTCCGCCCCGTCATCCGCCACCCGCGCTACAAGACCGAGGTCTGCCGCATGGTGCTCAACGGCCAGGTCTGCCCCTACGGCCACCGCTGCCACTTCCGCCACTCGCTCACGCCCGCCgagcgcctcctccgccgtccttGA